Proteins co-encoded in one Cytophaga hutchinsonii ATCC 33406 genomic window:
- a CDS encoding MFS transporter, with translation MPDKRVAEEGQMLNPNPELPVVQSGAWVQKIYGAFPAFQSKNYKLYFSGQLVSMIGTWMQIVAQSWLVLQLTESVFLIGLVMALSTLPTLLFTLFGGVIVDRFPKKEILFYTQFAAMILALTLGILTVFDWIAIWEICVIAFLLGMVNAVDAPARQAFVTELVDRDQLPSAIALNSGVFNTARVIGPSIAGVLIAVIGTGGAFMLNALSYVAVILALRKITIHEVFVKNTTKPLDAIKEGITYSFTHPIIRTLFIIIAIVSIFGWSYTTVLPVIAKNDFHVGAAGLGYLYAASGLGSLLATVLIALYSKKISPLYFIIGGTLVFSISIFLFSFSTDINTASILLFFSGFGLLSFASQSNTTIQTLVKSEFRGRVMSIYVLMFIGLTPLGNFQIGLISEYWGVPLALRAGAAIVLVAGLTVFLFKNRIIEKYHGYKKNVSVL, from the coding sequence ATGCCAGATAAACGTGTTGCAGAAGAGGGGCAAATGCTGAATCCGAATCCGGAATTACCGGTTGTTCAAAGCGGTGCGTGGGTGCAAAAGATCTATGGGGCATTTCCGGCATTTCAAAGCAAAAACTACAAATTGTATTTTTCCGGTCAATTGGTTTCTATGATCGGAACCTGGATGCAGATTGTAGCTCAAAGCTGGCTGGTACTTCAGCTCACTGAGTCTGTGTTTTTAATTGGCCTGGTGATGGCACTTTCAACCTTACCTACGTTATTGTTTACGTTGTTTGGAGGCGTTATCGTAGATCGTTTTCCCAAAAAGGAAATATTGTTTTATACGCAGTTTGCGGCAATGATTCTTGCGCTAACGCTGGGGATTCTTACTGTATTTGATTGGATTGCAATCTGGGAAATATGTGTGATTGCGTTTCTGCTGGGAATGGTTAATGCAGTGGATGCTCCCGCGCGGCAGGCATTTGTAACCGAACTGGTGGATCGGGATCAATTGCCTTCAGCCATTGCATTGAATTCGGGTGTGTTTAATACAGCCAGAGTTATCGGGCCAAGTATTGCAGGCGTACTGATTGCGGTTATCGGTACGGGAGGAGCTTTTATGTTAAATGCCCTGAGCTATGTGGCAGTAATACTGGCTTTGCGAAAAATTACCATACATGAAGTATTCGTAAAGAATACCACGAAACCATTAGATGCAATTAAAGAAGGTATTACCTATTCGTTTACGCACCCTATCATACGTACCTTGTTTATCATCATCGCAATTGTCTCAATCTTTGGGTGGTCGTACACTACAGTGCTGCCCGTTATTGCAAAAAACGATTTTCATGTGGGGGCCGCCGGACTTGGCTATTTGTATGCCGCTTCTGGTTTAGGTTCCTTATTGGCAACGGTATTGATCGCTTTGTATTCTAAAAAAATATCACCGCTGTATTTTATTATCGGCGGAACCCTTGTGTTTTCAATCAGCATCTTTTTATTCAGTTTTTCAACAGATATTAATACAGCATCCATCTTATTATTCTTCAGCGGATTTGGATTGCTTTCTTTTGCATCGCAATCAAACACTACGATTCAGACCTTGGTTAAGAGCGAATTCAGAGGGCGGGTGATGAGTATTTATGTGTTGATGTTTATTGGATTGACACCACTAGGGAATTTTCAAATCGGGTTGATTTCTGAATACTGGGGTGTACCGCTTGCGTTGCGAGCCGGCGCAGCCATTGTACTTGTTGCCGGACTGACTGTATTTTTATTTAAAAACAGGATTATTGAAAAATATCATGGCTATAAAAAGAATGTATCGGTTTTATAA
- a CDS encoding NAD(P)H-dependent oxidoreductase, with amino-acid sequence MKNILIIKGHPNKNSFNTALAEAYKTGASTQQVEIKEISIADLNFDPNLAFGYEKRMPHEPDLLDAWEKIKWADHLVWVHPVWWGSMPAKLKGFIDRLFLPGLAFKYRENSVWWDKLLTGKTAHIITTLDQPGWYYALVYGKPSINQLKKSTLHFCGIKPVNVTYIGIIKDATEKQRNKWLQRVESLGKKLK; translated from the coding sequence ATGAAAAATATTCTCATAATAAAAGGACACCCGAATAAAAACAGTTTTAATACTGCCCTTGCAGAGGCCTATAAAACCGGCGCTTCCACGCAGCAGGTAGAAATCAAAGAAATTTCCATTGCAGATCTGAACTTTGATCCCAATCTGGCATTTGGCTATGAAAAAAGAATGCCGCACGAACCAGATTTACTAGACGCCTGGGAGAAGATCAAATGGGCAGATCACCTGGTATGGGTTCACCCGGTATGGTGGGGAAGTATGCCGGCAAAATTAAAAGGTTTTATAGACCGGTTGTTTTTACCCGGACTGGCATTTAAATACAGAGAAAATTCTGTTTGGTGGGATAAGCTTCTTACCGGCAAAACAGCGCACATCATTACCACACTCGATCAGCCGGGTTGGTATTATGCATTGGTTTATGGAAAACCAAGTATCAATCAATTAAAAAAATCTACGCTGCACTTCTGCGGTATTAAGCCTGTAAACGTTACGTATATTGGTATCATAAAAGATGCAACCGAGAAACAGCGGAACAAATGGCTGCAACGCGTAGAGTCGCTTGGCAAAAAATTAAAGTAA
- a CDS encoding Crp/Fnr family transcriptional regulator, translating into MKQFFNAFGLINEKELDLVDSLSRKRLLKKGEYLTVEGNVSNEIALIKSGILRLFYTNASGEEITGCLAFDNELLSAYSSFITQQPSEENIQAVCDTEIITLTKENLDLLYSRDAGWQMIGRILAEMHYVELTKKIISFQKDTAKERYNKLITQQPQYIQAIPQYQLASFLGITPRHLSRLRKEF; encoded by the coding sequence ATGAAACAGTTTTTCAATGCATTCGGATTAATCAATGAAAAAGAATTAGATCTTGTCGATTCGCTTTCCAGGAAACGTTTATTAAAAAAAGGTGAATACCTAACGGTAGAAGGCAACGTATCAAACGAAATTGCGCTGATTAAATCCGGCATCCTCCGGTTGTTTTATACAAATGCCAGCGGCGAGGAAATTACCGGATGCCTGGCCTTCGACAATGAGCTCTTATCCGCTTATTCCAGTTTTATTACGCAGCAACCTTCTGAAGAAAACATCCAGGCTGTTTGCGACACAGAAATCATTACGTTAACCAAAGAAAATCTGGATTTATTGTATAGCCGTGATGCAGGCTGGCAAATGATCGGCAGAATCCTTGCGGAAATGCATTATGTAGAGCTAACAAAAAAGATCATATCCTTTCAAAAAGATACCGCCAAAGAGCGCTACAACAAACTCATCACGCAACAACCTCAATACATTCAGGCAATACCTCAATACCAGCTCGCTTCTTTTCTGGGCATTACACCAAGACATTTAAGCCGGCTGCGGAAAGAATTCTGA
- a CDS encoding glycoside hydrolase family 15 protein: MKVPHKYDMGVVGNCSFIAYVNKNTNIDWMCLPRFDSDFMFGALLDKEKGGEFSIKPAEENTTTYEQRYLENTNILVTICHTASGSYKVTDFAPRFVQHNRNFRPLMLVRKIEVLTGKPRVIVTCMPGNMRGRQQPETSYGSNHIRYLHLDADVRLSTNIPITYIIDQKEFSLTETKYMFFTYGPPLEAAIDYTAEEFLQKTRQYWNNWVKTTYIVSFYQEQIIRSALALKLHQYEDTGGIIAAGTTSLPESDGATRNWDYRYCWMRDTYYTLQAFNTIGHFEESEKYFHYIENIVANELDRIQPLYTLDCSKKIEEIELDLEGYKGNKPVRVGNDAYTHIQNDVYGQILASITPLFTDRRLLHGNQFSTDIVYKLLAFIDKTMNEKDAGLWEFRHLKQLHCYTFLFHWVGAKSALKIGQLYGDHELIRKSTATIDKAAEMIERCYDPVRKVYTQAVGSTYLDASCIQLISMHYLDPSSEKARLHLKAIEEDLMVKDGLLFRYKHEDDFGKPEVTFLVCAFWYVDALASVGRIDDAIKAFESLLTYTNHVGLLSEDVGLDGSQWGNFPQTYSHVGLMNSAYRIAKKLDRPSYI, encoded by the coding sequence ATGAAGGTGCCACATAAATACGACATGGGAGTCGTAGGGAATTGCTCATTTATCGCGTATGTAAATAAAAATACGAATATTGACTGGATGTGTCTGCCAAGATTTGATTCAGATTTTATGTTTGGCGCATTGCTTGATAAAGAAAAGGGCGGAGAGTTTTCGATTAAGCCGGCCGAAGAAAATACAACAACATATGAACAACGTTATTTAGAAAATACAAACATACTGGTCACCATATGTCATACCGCTTCCGGCAGCTACAAAGTAACCGATTTTGCACCGCGATTTGTGCAGCATAACCGGAACTTCAGGCCGTTAATGCTGGTTCGTAAAATTGAAGTGCTGACAGGAAAGCCGCGCGTAATTGTAACATGTATGCCTGGAAACATGCGGGGCAGGCAGCAGCCGGAAACTTCATACGGAAGCAATCACATCCGCTATCTGCACCTCGATGCAGATGTTCGGTTGAGTACGAATATTCCGATCACATACATTATTGATCAAAAGGAATTTTCGCTAACAGAAACCAAGTATATGTTTTTTACTTATGGTCCGCCTCTTGAAGCTGCCATTGATTATACGGCTGAAGAGTTTCTTCAGAAGACGCGCCAATACTGGAACAATTGGGTAAAGACAACTTATATTGTAAGTTTTTATCAGGAACAGATTATCCGTTCTGCGCTGGCACTTAAGCTGCATCAGTATGAAGATACAGGCGGTATTATTGCTGCCGGAACAACGAGCCTGCCGGAAAGTGACGGAGCAACACGAAATTGGGATTACAGATATTGCTGGATGCGGGATACGTATTATACCTTACAGGCATTCAATACCATCGGACACTTTGAAGAGTCAGAAAAATATTTTCACTACATAGAAAATATTGTAGCGAATGAATTGGATCGTATCCAACCCTTGTACACCCTTGATTGTTCGAAAAAAATAGAAGAAATAGAATTAGACCTGGAAGGATATAAAGGAAATAAGCCTGTGCGCGTTGGTAACGATGCATATACACATATTCAGAATGATGTATACGGACAGATACTGGCAAGTATTACACCCCTGTTTACAGACAGGCGCTTGCTGCACGGTAATCAGTTCTCAACGGATATCGTTTATAAGCTTCTTGCTTTTATTGATAAAACAATGAATGAAAAAGATGCAGGCCTCTGGGAGTTCAGGCATTTGAAGCAACTGCATTGCTATACCTTTTTATTCCATTGGGTAGGAGCGAAGTCTGCCTTAAAGATCGGACAGCTGTATGGCGATCATGAATTGATTAGAAAATCTACTGCAACAATTGACAAAGCCGCTGAAATGATTGAGCGCTGTTATGATCCCGTTCGCAAGGTGTATACACAAGCAGTTGGTTCAACCTATCTGGATGCAAGCTGTATTCAGCTGATCAGTATGCATTACTTAGATCCTTCGTCTGAAAAAGCGCGCCTGCATTTAAAAGCAATCGAAGAGGATCTGATGGTTAAAGATGGCTTGTTATTCCGGTATAAACACGAAGATGATTTTGGAAAACCGGAAGTAACCTTTTTAGTGTGTGCATTCTGGTATGTAGATGCACTGGCGTCTGTGGGTCGCATTGATGACGCGATAAAGGCATTTGAATCGTTACTTACATATACAAACCATGTTGGTTTGTTGAGTGAAGATGTAGGGCTGGATGGCAGCCAATGGGGCAATTTTCCGCAAACATACAGTCATGTAGGTCTTATGAACTCTGCTTACCGGATTGCAAAAAAATTAGATCGTCCATCATATATATAA
- a CDS encoding bifunctional alpha,alpha-trehalose-phosphate synthase (UDP-forming)/trehalose-phosphatase — MNDEKRLIIVAYRIPFKVTFKESGERVLQQNSGGLVSAILSLAEKGDVFGKNQKIHWFGYSTPDILQEGETQVENENFIVHPVLIEDALNDAYYEGFCNSTIWPISHYYPYLTSFNEEDYEAYVKANKIFADQINAFIRPGDMVWIQDYQLMLLPGMLRSENPDASIGYFHHIPFATFEIFRLLPKQWQTELLKGMIGADLVGFHTNDYSQYFLRSVQRVLGYDTTARDISIPNRIVRVDTFPISIDYNKFQELYNDPGVIEKRKEFLKDLSAEKNIFSVDRLDYSKGLIHRLNGFEYFLDQYPQWHTRVVLTMIVVPSRETILKYAEMKHELEEAVGRINGKYGTLGWRPVIYLYRSLSFEELGALYTLADVALITPIRDGMNLVAKEFVATRTDKKGVLILSEMAGASLELNGAILINPTDKRTLAAAIIQALTMDEQEQTQRMQMMQDRIRVYDIFKWTEDYMDQLDIIKLKQMEFEEKIINQDVLKSFKQIFDESSRRLFLLDYDGTLSPIVPDPSSSKPSVGIVDVLKKLSSDFNVNVAIISGRDKEFLNYIFDPNTILSAEHGAFLRIPGQDWELQYDYNDQWKRSVLPVFQKYTDRCAGSFIENKSTSLAWHYRNTEKEYAHIRSREFIEELENKVGIKSNLAIIDGDKVIEMKPSDVDKGIAARKICDLYQPDFILSIGDDRTDEDMFKALPDNALTIKVGVKNSSAKFTIKTQEEVMTILNTFL; from the coding sequence ATGAATGACGAAAAAAGATTAATTATTGTAGCATATAGAATACCTTTTAAAGTTACGTTTAAAGAAAGCGGAGAGCGCGTATTACAACAAAATTCAGGAGGGCTTGTTTCCGCTATCCTATCATTGGCAGAAAAAGGAGATGTGTTTGGTAAAAATCAAAAAATTCATTGGTTTGGTTATTCCACACCAGATATTTTACAGGAGGGAGAAACGCAGGTTGAAAATGAAAATTTTATTGTACATCCTGTCTTAATTGAAGATGCACTAAATGATGCGTATTACGAAGGATTTTGTAACAGTACGATTTGGCCCATTTCGCATTATTATCCCTATCTCACCAGCTTTAATGAAGAGGATTATGAAGCGTATGTAAAAGCAAATAAAATATTTGCAGATCAGATTAATGCCTTTATCCGTCCGGGAGATATGGTCTGGATACAGGATTATCAGCTGATGTTATTGCCTGGCATGCTCCGTTCAGAAAATCCGGATGCTTCTATCGGTTATTTCCATCACATCCCTTTTGCAACGTTTGAAATTTTTCGTTTGCTTCCGAAACAATGGCAAACAGAATTGTTAAAAGGTATGATCGGCGCAGATCTGGTTGGTTTTCATACCAATGATTACAGCCAGTATTTTTTGAGAAGTGTGCAGCGTGTATTAGGCTATGATACTACTGCCCGCGACATAAGTATTCCAAACAGGATCGTGCGGGTAGACACATTTCCCATCAGCATTGATTATAATAAATTTCAGGAATTGTATAATGATCCGGGCGTAATTGAAAAAAGGAAAGAGTTTTTAAAAGACCTCAGTGCAGAGAAAAATATTTTTTCCGTTGACCGGCTAGATTATTCAAAAGGATTGATCCATCGGTTAAATGGGTTTGAATATTTTCTGGATCAGTATCCGCAATGGCATACACGTGTTGTACTTACAATGATTGTAGTTCCTTCGCGTGAAACAATCCTGAAGTATGCTGAGATGAAACACGAACTGGAAGAAGCGGTAGGCCGCATTAACGGTAAGTACGGTACCTTAGGCTGGCGTCCGGTTATATATCTGTACCGTTCGTTAAGCTTTGAAGAATTAGGCGCGTTATATACACTGGCCGATGTGGCACTCATCACGCCCATCCGTGACGGGATGAATTTAGTTGCAAAAGAATTTGTTGCTACGCGTACCGATAAAAAAGGCGTATTGATTTTAAGTGAAATGGCAGGTGCGTCGCTGGAATTGAATGGTGCAATACTGATCAACCCAACAGACAAGAGGACACTGGCCGCAGCCATTATTCAGGCATTAACCATGGACGAGCAGGAGCAGACACAACGTATGCAGATGATGCAGGACCGGATCCGTGTGTATGATATATTTAAATGGACAGAAGACTACATGGATCAATTAGATATTATAAAATTGAAACAAATGGAATTCGAAGAGAAAATTATAAACCAGGATGTGTTAAAAAGTTTCAAACAGATTTTTGATGAATCAAGCCGGCGCTTGTTTTTATTGGATTATGACGGAACCTTATCTCCCATTGTTCCTGACCCCTCCAGTTCTAAGCCAAGTGTAGGTATTGTTGATGTATTAAAAAAACTCAGCAGTGATTTTAATGTAAATGTTGCTATCATAAGCGGAAGAGATAAAGAGTTTTTGAATTATATCTTTGATCCAAATACAATTCTGTCTGCAGAGCATGGCGCGTTCTTACGTATTCCGGGTCAGGATTGGGAGCTGCAATATGATTACAATGATCAGTGGAAGCGTTCTGTATTGCCGGTGTTTCAGAAGTATACCGATCGTTGCGCCGGATCTTTTATTGAAAATAAATCAACATCACTTGCCTGGCATTACAGAAATACAGAAAAAGAATATGCTCATATCCGTTCCAGAGAATTTATTGAAGAACTGGAAAACAAAGTTGGGATAAAATCAAATCTCGCCATTATTGATGGTGATAAAGTAATTGAAATGAAACCTTCTGATGTAGATAAGGGGATTGCTGCGCGGAAAATATGTGATCTGTATCAGCCGGATTTTATTTTATCTATTGGAGATGACCGGACTGATGAAGACATGTTTAAAGCGCTTCCGGATAATGCGCTTACAATTAAAGTTGGCGTTAAAAATAGTTCTGCCAAGTTTACAATTAAAACGCAGGAAGAAGTAATGACCATTCTGAATACGTTTTTATAA
- a CDS encoding dihydrofolate reductase family protein: MKKLRMFNFITLNGFYKDIANDIGWHTHGGEERDFSNEMLKQNNILLFGRVTYQMMAAFWPTDMAINSMPEVAHRMNAAEKIVFSNTLKKADWNNTTIIEEDIIEKVKRIKQTAHKDLTILGSGSIINQFTEAGLIDTYQLLLDPIAIGKGTPLFHDIKQQFNLNLVDTRVFKSGSVLLTYESTN; the protein is encoded by the coding sequence ATGAAAAAGCTACGCATGTTTAATTTTATAACCTTAAATGGTTTTTACAAAGATATAGCAAATGATATCGGCTGGCACACACATGGCGGAGAAGAACGTGATTTTTCAAACGAAATGTTAAAACAAAATAACATTCTTCTGTTTGGACGTGTTACGTATCAAATGATGGCTGCCTTCTGGCCTACGGATATGGCTATAAATTCAATGCCAGAGGTTGCTCACAGAATGAATGCTGCTGAAAAGATTGTATTTTCAAACACATTAAAAAAGGCAGACTGGAACAATACAACAATTATTGAAGAAGATATCATTGAAAAGGTTAAGCGCATAAAACAAACAGCGCATAAAGACCTGACCATCTTAGGTAGCGGCAGCATTATCAATCAATTTACCGAAGCAGGTTTGATTGATACGTATCAACTGCTGCTAGATCCTATCGCTATTGGAAAAGGAACACCTTTATTCCATGATATAAAACAGCAGTTCAATCTTAATCTTGTTGATACAAGGGTATTTAAAAGCGGCAGTGTATTACTTACGTATGAATCAACAAACTGA
- a CDS encoding metallophosphoesterase: MKLEIGYNHPFEIRKERYESDHVCNFSVLYISDLHLTVFSKDICTRLSKCIQELNPTIIILGGDYIDCRNGWDYLSTFFKFLSARKNVFSIAGNHDYFYGIDEIKKLIESNNIHWLENQSAVVNIQEYNILLTGNNETQSSIPADFNILCLHKPVSLDAFKIPYHIAFAGHLHGCQCVFWQNENGLYPGRFFYTFNFLRRQVKNCLYLISKGLGDTLPIRFNCKKDIIFVEIKNNSNK; encoded by the coding sequence ATGAAGTTAGAGATTGGATACAACCATCCGTTTGAAATTCGAAAAGAGCGGTACGAAAGTGACCATGTATGCAACTTTAGTGTTTTGTACATTTCAGATTTACATCTCACTGTTTTTTCAAAAGATATCTGCACACGTTTATCAAAGTGCATTCAGGAGTTAAACCCGACTATTATTATATTAGGAGGTGATTATATAGATTGCAGAAACGGCTGGGATTATTTAAGCACCTTTTTCAAGTTCTTATCTGCACGAAAAAATGTTTTTTCCATTGCAGGAAATCATGATTATTTCTATGGAATTGATGAAATAAAAAAACTAATTGAAAGCAATAATATACACTGGCTGGAAAATCAGTCTGCCGTTGTCAACATTCAGGAGTACAACATTCTATTAACCGGAAACAATGAAACCCAGTCAAGCATACCTGCCGACTTTAATATTTTATGTCTGCATAAACCCGTATCGCTGGATGCATTTAAAATTCCATACCACATTGCATTCGCAGGGCATCTACACGGATGCCAATGCGTTTTCTGGCAGAATGAAAATGGCTTGTACCCGGGAAGATTTTTTTATACATTCAATTTTTTACGTAGACAGGTAAAGAATTGTCTTTATCTTATCAGTAAAGGTTTAGGAGATACGCTGCCTATCCGCTTTAATTGTAAAAAGGATATTATATTCGTTGAAATTAAAAATAACAGTAACAAATGA
- a CDS encoding c-type cytochrome, translating to MKYISKLNILFLILVLLLAGMLVLNFYNPPLKTGFYCGVVSVPYDQPILISANSTGEMLYKDNCKSCHKLHAESVGPALSGITERRSKKWIYAFVQNSRGLINKGDTMAINVYNKYNKAEMTSFPTFTKAEIDSILMYIEHSLLYIPEK from the coding sequence ATGAAATACATTTCCAAACTGAATATTTTGTTTTTGATTCTCGTACTTTTACTGGCAGGGATGTTGGTGCTGAACTTTTATAATCCACCCCTGAAAACAGGCTTTTATTGCGGTGTAGTATCTGTTCCTTATGACCAACCCATTTTAATATCCGCGAATAGTACAGGTGAAATGCTGTATAAAGACAATTGCAAATCCTGTCATAAACTCCACGCAGAATCTGTTGGGCCTGCATTGTCTGGCATTACAGAAAGAAGATCTAAAAAATGGATCTACGCTTTTGTTCAGAACTCGCGTGGCCTGATAAATAAAGGAGATACCATGGCCATTAATGTATACAACAAATACAACAAAGCTGAGATGACATCCTTCCCCACATTTACAAAGGCTGAGATTGATTCCATTTTAATGTATATTGAACACAGTTTACTCTATATTCCCGAAAAATAA
- a CDS encoding CHAT domain-containing protein, translated as MKSPFISRIILFLFISINLLTHQLRAQDTTSCFTHSMNVYKTGNYPDAYKNFSACLKNIEDKKSEAYTSCILYMGICALENAAYKNASTLLHLAEQSFTPSSEYYAICQQNLAALSKRQGKYNEAEAILIKLLEIQENSASIPCASKAITLNDLGVIYKRLGQYERSIMYFSESLRLKQSCLDPEDPSITISLNNLAGVYMKQKDYMRADSLYTAAIKIKIKRYGPNHPSTLLARNNLAELYRQQNNYAAALNILQDVRERKASSIGKRTLSYATTLHTIANVYFASGNFSEALTYCNASITIKEKLLGKTGLSTLHGYLLLAKINHATGKNQEARSMYDFILNTKKEEIDAYFKYLGEEEKIQYVKAHTAYWKEFTTFVFDMMHADSSSHSESNKILFNQWIENRWYVSELILEETQRQHRIWENIHDSAQASMVEELKELKDAIAKIYLLKSKDDTETSAELNTLTDRATRIEKKLTSISSVEKRKYHSVADITAALEATECIVEIIKPLQPTGNYLALVYLKEADTPHKIWLPAASMLDGKAYAYYKNAIQFKIQDTKNLVLYWQPIENFISQHSAIRTVYLVRDGIYECMNIHTLLADADKKTTSLIYLNKTENILSYKQRASTILLHTSVFIYHPLYGATDTDCVYSDLPGTKKEVDAIEPLFRKKALETIRYSEKTATETTIKNDTAVYSIMHIATHGYLEITPEDDYLESMIHSGLVLSGVCDISFLDASMNDDGILTSYEIAQLNLSATELVVLSACQSGLGTLDNQEGILGLQRGLLVAGAKKVLVSLWKIDDAITAEWMYHFYSDLLEHKSCSEAYLFAQQRIKARYPEPYYWGAFVLLEQ; from the coding sequence ATGAAATCTCCTTTTATTTCACGGATTATACTCTTTCTATTTATCAGTATCAACCTGCTTACACATCAGCTACGTGCCCAGGATACTACAAGCTGCTTTACACATTCGATGAATGTATACAAAACAGGAAATTATCCGGATGCGTATAAAAATTTTTCTGCTTGTTTAAAAAATATAGAAGATAAAAAATCTGAAGCATACACCAGCTGCATTTTATATATGGGTATATGTGCGTTGGAAAATGCTGCATACAAAAATGCATCCACTCTTTTACATCTTGCGGAACAGTCTTTTACTCCATCTTCAGAATATTATGCAATCTGCCAGCAAAATTTAGCAGCCTTAAGTAAACGACAGGGAAAATATAATGAAGCTGAAGCTATCCTCATTAAGCTTCTTGAAATACAGGAAAATTCAGCGAGTATCCCTTGCGCATCAAAAGCAATAACACTAAATGATCTCGGTGTTATCTACAAAAGACTTGGTCAATATGAGCGGTCCATTATGTATTTTTCTGAAAGCCTCCGACTCAAACAATCCTGTTTAGACCCCGAAGACCCTTCTATTACCATTAGTCTGAATAACCTGGCTGGGGTGTACATGAAACAAAAAGACTACATGCGGGCCGACAGCTTATACACCGCAGCTATAAAAATTAAAATTAAACGATACGGACCAAATCACCCGAGCACGTTACTTGCCCGGAATAATTTAGCCGAACTTTACAGGCAGCAAAATAATTATGCAGCTGCACTAAATATTCTCCAGGACGTACGTGAGCGGAAAGCTTCAAGTATTGGTAAGCGGACCTTGTCTTATGCCACAACGCTGCATACAATAGCGAATGTTTATTTTGCTTCCGGAAATTTTTCTGAAGCCTTAACCTATTGTAATGCATCTATTACGATTAAAGAAAAACTTCTTGGAAAAACCGGCTTAAGTACGTTGCATGGTTACCTGCTGCTTGCAAAAATAAATCATGCTACAGGTAAAAACCAGGAAGCAAGATCCATGTATGATTTTATTTTAAACACAAAAAAAGAAGAAATTGATGCGTACTTTAAATATCTGGGAGAAGAAGAAAAAATTCAATACGTAAAAGCCCACACAGCTTACTGGAAAGAGTTTACAACCTTTGTATTTGATATGATGCACGCGGATTCTTCCAGCCATTCTGAATCAAACAAAATATTATTCAACCAATGGATTGAGAACCGTTGGTATGTATCTGAACTTATACTGGAAGAAACACAACGGCAGCACAGGATTTGGGAAAACATACATGACAGCGCGCAGGCAAGTATGGTAGAGGAATTAAAAGAATTAAAAGACGCCATTGCAAAAATATATTTATTAAAATCGAAAGATGATACAGAAACATCCGCAGAATTAAATACACTAACGGATCGTGCTACCCGCATTGAAAAAAAACTCACGAGCATATCTTCCGTTGAAAAACGCAAATATCATTCAGTAGCTGACATTACTGCCGCATTGGAAGCAACCGAATGCATTGTCGAAATCATAAAACCACTACAGCCAACGGGCAACTATCTGGCATTAGTATACCTGAAAGAAGCTGATACACCTCATAAAATATGGCTACCAGCAGCAAGTATGTTAGATGGTAAAGCATATGCGTATTACAAAAATGCGATCCAGTTTAAAATTCAGGATACAAAAAATTTAGTCCTGTATTGGCAGCCGATTGAAAACTTTATATCTCAACATAGCGCTATCCGAACCGTGTATCTGGTACGTGACGGTATCTACGAATGTATGAATATACATACTCTTTTAGCGGATGCGGATAAAAAAACAACTTCACTTATTTACCTGAATAAGACAGAGAATATTCTTTCCTATAAACAGCGTGCTTCGACTATTTTATTACATACATCTGTATTTATTTATCATCCGCTTTACGGTGCAACGGATACAGATTGTGTCTATTCAGATTTGCCCGGAACGAAAAAAGAAGTTGATGCCATTGAACCATTATTCAGGAAAAAAGCTCTTGAAACAATTCGTTATAGCGAAAAAACGGCAACCGAAACAACTATAAAAAATGACACCGCTGTTTATTCTATTATGCATATTGCCACGCACGGATATTTAGAAATAACTCCGGAAGATGATTACCTGGAATCCATGATTCATTCCGGATTAGTGCTCAGCGGGGTGTGTGATATTTCGTTCTTGGATGCTTCAATGAATGATGATGGCATATTAACGTCGTATGAAATTGCTCAGTTAAATTTAAGTGCTACAGAACTGGTTGTGTTGTCAGCGTGTCAAAGCGGTTTAGGTACACTTGATAACCAGGAAGGCATACTTGGCTTGCAAAGAGGCTTGCTGGTAGCCGGAGCCAAAAAAGTACTGGTTTCGCTTTGGAAAATTGATGATGCCATTACTGCCGAGTGGATGTATCATTTTTACTCGGATTTACTTGAACACAAATCCTGTTCGGAAGCCTATCTGTTTGCTCAGCAACGAATAAAAGCACGTTATCCTGAGCCGTATTATTGGGGTGCTTTTGTCTTACTGGAACAATAA